From Lytechinus variegatus isolate NC3 chromosome 16, Lvar_3.0, whole genome shotgun sequence, the proteins below share one genomic window:
- the LOC121430370 gene encoding LOW QUALITY PROTEIN: uncharacterized protein LOC121430370 (The sequence of the model RefSeq protein was modified relative to this genomic sequence to represent the inferred CDS: deleted 1 base in 1 codon) yields the protein MIRHNQANAVVARRMEGTAMNGPSNKMTHEAHRLPVADLGSVGSDEPLDLSKPLDLSKKSNNSTVPAAPQSYVSNGTPRHVQSEVQPINLHTNFNGMDQTKVPPLRSTKYPLQRGLAYVQPRKAQFSRSGGSAEGSVPVPQASKSPQAKTGGADRQAMMNYAAMQQRVRTEAANIAALQAQATNAAQEAVKQAMARHAATAAAKQARKEMAKSTVPTGDVNYRSHNTSRVFDAHRKSLDTARTASVKPVQRMLSPSDIRTLAIERQLAQLSAMQSDQDLLRAYRQMMSLPKASSDVFAKQIPNRLHTCTSSKPSSSHEPLLQKKHSGATDGFMGRNNEAKQAQYTPQQQQIIDSHIAAASKPSGFAAQVRAREQEMIKQQQDLIMRRQRQLMKDVNNNRRLLDYAKNERDRKEMMAEFNSKRLANRAIHDEEAFVNKLVRQRAVRAHPSPEYLEAMAAYNAARTGQSQKHTVRNIPHTMSPPPRHGISVPQANKKPSPSISPLEDRSAVSTRSPHAEVNSLSEMRRTIKRPSSSPHDEPVQRKIRSTSSDTRAVNVFHNAIAEVQRSVAAQQMLYNSYKGVAAKKLSSIPVRERLLMARMSERDRHELMVAQMMEERAIRSLKSDSRLGHKRMQSNISPSVEDASSHSVRQSRENIAKSTDNPTLSNNFPSSSQNRLPQNDVSQRSVMNENATADYSRKPHFAKQNGEAVGQPEVKRSSRLPSYDDAIAAQRSLSSAEKKVTPDVMSTVARQLVSSSQDWFKNYLSREMELQGNNVLQSDKTQNKIASADHNPFSKNNSTSDRLTMSPVVELTRNSKKEHKPESEPAENVEERKCLPVKETRKSSPTLPVTPPILDALGLGGRLPPGENSKEEDPELKSAIDVKRSFGKPFSDVYLTQSFQPAADIKPISSQPKPKRKVKPFTPEKAVEDSRENGNASEEQKKSDAPSDVKNEGEESHKVNDLMQADTASLGSKERALQRAIIRFNESEKQLSGGDKTEKTPSPGENGKTSPRLKQVQRRKRRKLSKFRRRIRLQRSVSNVPVLQSGKKRGRPRRSSLPPSTDMAAMMRSRFQDFIPTILERRTRNSGSDRIRNYRSMYDARNIRYELEIEKEHAKVMERRRRLRECTNMENVSATETDDTAQDEDYAPQTKKPRGRPRSKSKDENTPTTSKASKQSSPGPPPGEGTTTDTGLEKESDSPTKPLRVVLDQNTPNHIKLKFVNLRSISTNEKQEEEEEMPPSRPRRRGRPRKSARKCKRKTKNLGPPKSPEPPKLEIMSPREDKENESDYEDFVQDPDYDVINPEVTLPEYARVIRPDPPQEMKRFPLNKKLGETVLHRAASQGNMEILSYCIDYRVVDVNVRDNAGYTALHESCVEGHIDVAQYLLSHGSDVNASAADGTRPIHDAVDNDRVELVRLLLAYGADPFLATNTGRQVTKLALNKSSEMKTLIFGYLQDVNGDRSKLEHAPQHALDYQWSFNGSCSVFESNSSSETYIFADVPGPDEMKKQESGDEDEGVFFEMSDKAILPSYNIRMDNDDKFRNWLLFSDVSERLSVTKEELLKTYPDLEPVSLSECQFRQAAQESQIMKSTLKRSREDDSIVDPEVKGEDVVLLELNDSLRNILGMELKYVR from the exons ATGATACGCCACAACCAAGCCAATGCTGTCGTCGCTCGTCGAATGGAAGGAACCGCAATGAATGGACCGTCTAATAAAATGACCCATGAGGCACATAGGTTACCAGTGGCCGACCTTGGTTCTGTTGGATCTGATGAACCGTTGGACCTCAGCAAGCCGCTTGACCTGTCTAAAAAGAGCAACAATTCCACTGTTCCTGCTGCACCACAGTCCTATGTGTCCAACGGAACACCGCGTCATGTCCAGTCTGAGGTCCAACCAATCAACCTTCACACTAACTTTAACGGAATGGACCAAACTAAAGTGCCTCCACTACGATCGACAAAGTATCCTCTACAAAGAGGATTGGCGTACGTTCAGCCTCGGAAAGCACAGTTCTCTCGCAGTGGAGGAAGCGCAGAGGGATCTGTTCCTGTTCCGCAAGCCAGCAAGAGTCCTCAAGCAAAGACCGGTGGCGCTGATCGACAGGCCATGATGAATTACGCAGCCATGCAACAACGTGTTCGTACGGAGGCAGCTAACATCGCAGCCTTGCAAGCTCAAGCTACGAATGCAGCACAGGAAGCTGTCAAACAGGCTATGGCCCGACATGCAGCTACTGCTGCAGCCAAGCAGGCGAGGAAGGAAATGGCGAAATCGACGGTACCGACTGGTGATGTCAACTACCGATCTCATAATACTAGCAGGGTGTTTGATGCTCATAGGAAGAGCCTGGACACAGCTCGTACAGCTTCTGTTAAACCTGTACAACGGATGTTGTCACCTTCGGATATTCGGACATTAGCCATTGAGAGGCAGCTCGCTCAGTTATCAGCAATGCAGTCAGACCAAGATCTACTACGCGCATATCGTCAAATGATGTCATTACCGAAAGCAAGTTCTGATGTTTTTGCTAAACAAATACCTAATCGTCTGCATACTTGCACCTCGTCAAAACCTTCCTCTAGCCATGAACCATTACTGCAGAAAAAACATTCAGGGGCAACAGACGGATTTATGGGAAGGAATAATGAAGCCAAGCAAGCACAATACACTCCTCAACAACAACAGATTATTGACTCCCACATTGCTGCTGCAAGTAAACCAAGTGGATTTGCTGCACAGGTTAGAGCTAGAGAGCAGGAGATGATCAAACAACAACAAGACTTGATCATGCGTCGGCAACGTCAGCTCATGAAAGACGTAAATAATAATCGTCGACTGTTGGATTACGCGAAGAACGAACGTGATCGTAAAGAAATGATGGCTGAATTTAACAGTAAACGTTTAGCCAATCGGGCTATCCACGACGAGGAAGCTTTTGTAAATAAGCTCGTCAGGCAAAGAGCAGTTCGCGCCCATCCTAGTCCAGAATATCTAGAAGCTATGGCTGCGTACAACGCAGCAAGGACAGGTCAAAGTCAAAAGCATACCGTCAGAAATATTCCACACACGATGTCTCCACCACCAAGGCATGGTATTTCTGTACCACAGGCTAACAAGAAACCCTCACCATCTATCTCCCCTCTTGAAGATCGCAGTGCAGTCAGTACACGCTCTCCACATGCAGAAGTCAACTCTTTATCAGAGATGCGCCGAACCATTAAACGCCCATCTTCCAGCCCACATGATGAACCAGTTCAGAGGAAAATAAGATCAACATCCTCCGACACCAGAGCCGTCAATGTTTTTCACAACGCTATTGCTGAAGTCCAGAGAAGTGTCGCTGCACAACAGATGCTTTACAATTCCTATAAAGGCGTGGCTGCAAAGAAACTGTCAAGTATCCCTGTCAGAGAGCGTCTTCTGATGGCCCGGATGTCAGAACGTGATCGTCATGAACTCATGGTTGCACAGATGATGGAAGAGCGGGCAATACGATCATTAAAGTCAGATTCTCGCTTGGGACATAAGAGAATGCAGAGCAATATCTCACCATCCGTAGAAGATGCATCATCGCACAGTGTAAGACAATCTCGCGAAAACATAGCAAAATCTACGGATAATCCCACCTTGAGTAATAACTTTCCCAGCTCGTCGCAAAATAGATTGCCACAAAACGATGTGTCACAACGGTCAGTCATGAACGAAAATGCAACTGCCGACTATTCACGCAAGCCTCATTTTGCTAAACAAAACGGTGAAGCGGTAGGACAACCTGAAGTGAAAAGAAGTAGTCGACTTCCATCCTATGACGATGCGATTGCTGCCCAAAGGTCACTTTCATCAGCAGAAAAGAAAGTCACTCCTGATGTGATGTCTACTGTAGCCCGTCAGCTGGTTTCCTCAAGTCAGGACTGGTTCAAAAATTATCTCTCTCGAGAAATGGAACTTCAAGGAAATAATGTCCTCCAGTCggataaaacacaaaataagaTAGCGTCTGCTGATCACAATCCGTTTTCGAAAAACAATTCTACTAGTGACCGGTTGACAATGTCTCCTGTGGTAGAACTGACTAGGAATTCAAAGAAAGAACACAAGCCTGAGAGCGAACCAGCAGAAAACGTTGAAGAAAGGAAGTGCTTGCCGGTCAAGGAGACAAGGAAATCATCCCCTACACTTCCAGTCACCCCACCTATCCTTGATGCCCTCGGTTTAGGTGGGCGCTTGCCACCTGGAGAGAACTCTAAGGAGGAAGACCCAGAATTGAAATCTGCCATTGACGTTAAAAGGTCGTTTGGGAAACCTTTCTCTGATGTCTATCTTACACAGTCATTCCAACCAGCAGCAGATATAAAACCGATTTCTTCTCAACCCAAACCAAAACGCAAGGTGAAGCCATTCACACCTGAGAAAGCAGTCGAGGATTCGAGGGAAAACGGAAATGCGAGTGAAGAGCAGAAGAAATCAGATGCACCGTCTGATGTCAAGAACGAAGGTGAAGAAAGTCACAAGGTGAATGATCTGATGCAAGCTGATACAGCATCGCTTGGAAGCAAGGAACGTGCTTTACAG CGAGCCATCATTAGATTCAACGAATCAGAAAAACAGCTCTCGGGTGGCGACAAAACAGAGAAGACACCCAGTCCA GGGGAAAATGGCAAAACTAGTCCTCGATTAAAACAAGTGCAGCGGAGAAAGAGACGAAAGCTAAGCAAGTTCAGAAGGCGGATACGACTACAGCGATCAGTGTCAA ATGTTCCAGTTCTTCAGAGTGGCAAGAAGAGAGGTCGGCCTCGTAGGTCATCCTTGCCACCATCTACAGACATGGCAGCCATGATGAGGTCGAGGTTCCAAGACTTTATTCCTACTATCTTAGAAAGACGAACGAGAAATTCTGGATCAG ATCGAATAAGGAATTATCGCTCGATGTACGACGCCCGTAACATTCGTTACGAACTGGAGATCGAGAAGGAACATGCAAAAGTGATGGAGAGACGGCGTCGACTTCGAGAGTGCACCAATATGGAGAATGTCAGCGCTACGGAGACAGACGACACCGCACAGGATGAAGACTACGCACCTCAGACGAAGAAACCACGTGGTCGCCCAAGATCCAAATCTAAAGACGAGAACACTCCAACCACTTCAAAGGCTTCAAAGCAAAGTAGCCCGGGACCACCGCCAGGCGAAGGAACAACAACAGATACAGGCCTTGAAAAAGAATCGGACAGTCCGACCAAACCACTGCGAGTCGTTCTAGACCAGAACACACCCAATCATATTAAACTGAAATTCGTCAATCTTCGCAGTATAAGCACCAACGAGAaacaggaggaggaggaagagatgCCTCCatcccggccacgccggcggggAAGACCACGCAAGTCCGCCCGGAAGTGTAAGCGCAAGACGAAAAATCTCGGCCCGCCGAAATCCCCGGAACCACCTAAGCTTGAGATCATGTCGCCACGCgaagataaagaaaatgaaagcgACTACGAAGATTTTGTACAG GATCCCGACTATGATGTGATTAACCCGGAAGTGACATTGCCAGAGTATGCAAGGGTAATCAGACCGGATCCTCCTcaag AAATGAAACGCTTTCCACTCAATAAGAAACTAGGAGAGACTGTCCTTCATAGAGCAGCATCGCAAGGAAATATG GAAATACTTTCGTATTGCATCGACTACCGGGTCGTTGACGTGAACGTTCGTGACAATGCAGGTTACACGGCATTACATGAAAGCTGTGTCGAAGGCCACATCGACGTCGCTCAATATCTTCTCAGCCACGGGTCCGACGTCAACGCCAGCGCCGCAGACGGTACAAG GCCCATCCACGACGCTGTTGATAATGATCGAGTAGAGCTAGTCAGACTTCTGTTAGCGTATGGTGCTGATCCCTTCCTTGCCACAAACACAGGGCGTCAGGTTACCAAGTTAGCCCTCAACAAGAGCAGCGAAATGAAGACATTAATATTCG GATATTTGCAGGATGTCAATGGGGACAGGTCAAAGCTGGAACACGCTCCGCAACACGCTCTTGATTACCAGTGGAGTTTCAACGGATCATGCAGTGTATTCG AATCGAACAGCAGTTCTGAGACATACATCTTTGCTGATGTCCCTGGACCTGATGAAATGAAGAAACAAGAGAGTGGTGACGAAGATGAAGGAGTATTCTTTGAAATGAGTGATAAAGCCATCCTACCGTCTTACAATATTCGCATGGACAATGATGATAA ATTCCGAAACTGGCTGCTGTTCTCTGACGTTTCAGAGCGACTATCCGTGACAAAAGAAGAGCTTCTGAAGACGTACCCGGATCTGGAGCCTGTCTCACTGTCGGAGTGTCAGTTCCGCCAAGCAGCTCAAGAATCTCAAATCATGAAGTCGACACTGAAGAGAAGCAGAGAGGATGACAGCATTGTTGACCCGGAAGTGAAAGGTGAAGATGTTGTATTACTCGAGTTGAATGATAGCCTCAGGAACATTCTTGGTATGGAATTGAAGTACGTGAGGTGa